A single genomic interval of Amycolatopsis albispora harbors:
- a CDS encoding phage terminase small subunit P27 family, with product MGARGAKPKPTALKVLHGDRPDRINHAEPIPPEGEVQPPAELSDDARAVWDRLAPGLITVGVLTSWDIDAFVIVCEALARYRQATKLVNGSALLVQGPNGFVKNPALVVQREAETTFAQYGARFGLTPSDRTQLKVDAPGAAKGPSAERLLS from the coding sequence GTGGGAGCACGCGGTGCGAAGCCGAAGCCGACAGCGCTCAAGGTGCTGCACGGCGACCGCCCTGACCGGATCAACCACGCCGAGCCGATCCCGCCCGAGGGCGAGGTCCAGCCGCCCGCCGAACTCTCCGACGACGCCCGCGCGGTCTGGGACCGGCTCGCGCCGGGCCTCATCACCGTCGGCGTCCTGACGAGCTGGGACATCGACGCCTTCGTCATCGTCTGCGAAGCCCTCGCGCGCTACCGGCAGGCGACCAAGCTCGTCAACGGCTCCGCGCTGCTGGTGCAGGGGCCGAACGGCTTCGTGAAGAACCCCGCGCTGGTCGTTCAGCGTGAGGCCGAGACGACGTTCGCGCAGTACGGCGCGAGGTTCGGACTCACCCCGTCCGACCGCACGCAGTTGAAGGTTGACGCTCCGGGTGCCGCCAAGGGGCCGAGCGCCGAGCGCCTCCTCTCGTAA